The Desulfobulbaceae bacterium nucleotide sequence CTCGCCCACCACAGAAAAGTAGACCTATCATGACGATATTACTTATAATGCTCAACAAATTTTGGCAAGAAAATGGGGCTTAAACTCAGACTTACAAAAAACTGATCAAGGAAGGCAAATAGGAGATGAGGTGAAGGGTGAAAAAAACGCTGTTAAAAAATAAAATGCTATAAATTCGAATAGTTATAAGTCAATCCCCTGGCTTCGATATTCATTAAGTTTGTTCCTGAGGGTCCGAACACTGATCCCAAGCATTTTGGCGGCATGAGTCCGATTATTGTCGGTTTGTTGCAGTGCCTGTCGAATCATTTGACGCTCGACCTCACGGAGTGAAACCACCTGTCCACTCCCATCAGCAAACATGACACTCTCTGGCAACGCAACCTGGTCTTCAACACCGGGCACGCCGACATCAGCCGATCCTTCAGGAGTCTGGTCTTCCTCGTCCCACAGATCCCATGACTCAATCTCACGCCCCCGACTCAGCAGCACTGCCCGTTCAATCATGTTTTCCAACTCTCGAACGTTGCCGGGCCAACCATATTCAAGGCACCTCTGCTGTGCCGCTCGCGAGAACACTTTACACGGCTTTTTATATTGAGACGAATAGCGGGCAATAAAATGATCTGCCAACAACAAAATATCCCTCGGACGATCCTTAAGGGCTGGCAGACGCATAGGGATGACATTAAGCCGATAAAACAGGTCCTGGCGGAACGTTCCCTGTTCCACGGCCTCAGTCAAGTTACGGTTGGTTGTGGCAAGGACATGAACATCAAATTTTATCGGGGCCTTGCCACCCAAGCGGTCCACCTCGCTCTCCTGCAAAACCCGAAGCAGTTTTGCCTGCAGATGAAGAGGCACCTCGCCAATTTCATCCAGAAGGAGTGTTCCCCCGTCTGCCAATTCAAATTTCCCCTTCTTAGCAACAATCGCACCGGTAAATGCACCCTTCTCATGGCCAAACAACTCACTTTCCAGGAGTCCATCCGGCAATGC carries:
- a CDS encoding sigma-54-dependent Fis family transcriptional regulator, with translation MNSGNKKILVVDDEQGVRVDLFQALIGQGMTVSVAEDGRMALEMLGRDSVDLVITDIKMPDLDGIEVLKQAKISNPALPVVIMTGFATVDSAIAAMKLGAFDYILKPFPMEVMLETVGRALAVGLCGKTVAAGLSFEAGPRAMTSRAIIGQDPAWLKVVAKAKAVASSTATVLILGESGTGKEVLARLLHEESERSGGPFVALNCAALPDGLLESELFGHEKGAFTGAIVAKKGKFELADGGTLLLDEIGEVPLHLQAKLLRVLQESEVDRLGGKAPIKFDVHVLATTNRNLTEAVEQGTFRQDLFYRLNVIPMRLPALKDRPRDILLLADHFIARYSSQYKKPCKVFSRAAQQRCLEYGWPGNVRELENMIERAVLLSRGREIESWDLWDEEDQTPEGSADVGVPGVEDQVALPESVMFADGSGQVVSLREVERQMIRQALQQTDNNRTHAAKMLGISVRTLRNKLNEYRSQGIDL